CGGACAGGAGCGGGGCCCAGGGTCCGCGGGCGAGTTCGGCTGCCGGCCCCGTCAGCACGGCGTCCTCGTGGAAAGGGCGGCGTTCGAAGGCCTCGCGCGGGGGCGGCAGCCCGAGGCTCCTCTCCACGGTGTGCAGACGGGCGCGGACGGCCCCGTCGAGGGCGCGCCGTTCGGTGTGGTCCGCCGCGTGTGGGTGCCGCAGCAGCGCGGTGCGCAGCCCCGTCAGGGCGTCGAGCGTGCCGGCGGGCACCGCCCGGGTGTGGCGGGTCAGCCACTCGGTGAACGCCCCCAGTGGGCAGGAGTCCAGATCGTCCAGGGGAACGTCCTCCAGGAGGATCCCGGCGGCCACGAAGCGCCGGACCGCGGGGCCCGCGCTCCCGGCGGTCATCCCGTCCACCTGCCCGATGGCGTCGCGGAGTTGGGGAAGCCGAGCCGGCGCGGGAAGGCAGATGACGTGGGACGGGGGCCCTGGTGTGAGGACCCGGAGGGCATCGGACGCGGTGTCGAGTGCGGGGTTGGGCCGCAGGCGCAGACCGTCCCTCAGACCGGGCTCGGCCCGCAGCACGGCGTGGGCGATGCGGCGTAACCGGGCCAGGTTGAGTTCCGTGTGGGTAGTGCGCTGTTCCAGGTCGCCCATCCGGAGCCAGGGCCCCTGATCGGTCCAGCGCCCGCGTCCGGTGGCGGTGAACGCGCCCTGCGGGCTGGTCTTCACGGCGGCGCGGGCCAGGTACCGGGCGAGGCTCACGAGAGCCTTGCCGGCCGGCGGTCCGCTGCCGGGTGCGGCGAGCCACCGCTCCAGTACGTCGTCGAGTTCGCGGCTGGCGTGCAGCAGTCCTTGCCGGAAGCGGGCCGAGGCCACGGTGTCGCGCAGCGCGCTGTGCACCTCGCGCGTCTCCGCGGCGAGGACGGCGGCCAGCTCCTCGCGTTGCGCCTCGTACAGGTCACGTCCGTCGAGCCAGCGCCGGATGCGGTCGGCCAGCGGTCCGGGAAGGGCGGACCGCACGGCGGAGTCCCATTCGGCCGGACGCGGGGCACGTCCCCGGTGTACCGCGCGTCGCAGACCGACGACACGGGGCTTGAGCCGTGGATCGGGCAGCGCACCGATCACGGGGTGCAGGGCGTCCGCGAGGGAGCGGCCCTCTTCGGCGATCTGCTCCTGTGCGTCCAGGAGGTGCTCGGCCGCGGCGAAGCTCTTCGGGGTGCGCAGTACGGCGAGCGCGGAGCGGGGGACGCCGGCGACGCGCACCAACGGATCGGGCGGAGTGTTCATGGCAGTCCGGGGAGGGCGAGAGGGATACGGATGCGGGGCTCGGGACGGGCCCGGCCGAGGGTGACGTGGCACACCACCTCGTCTCCGCCGGGTCCCATCCCGAGCAGGGGCGCTGCCGCGGGCGCGGGCCGGTCGTCGCACCAGGCGGTGAGTCCCCGGCCGGACACCGCGGTCTGCAGCCGGAGGGCTTCGGTCACGGGGCCTTGGCCGGAACCGGCGAGGTGCACGGTGGCCGCCGCGTCGGCCAGGGCGGCAGCGGCGGCGTGCCCGCCACGGGTGAGGACATGGGCGAGCGGCGCGGTGTGCCCGTGCCAGACGGCGGTGAACGCCCCGTCGGCGCCGTCGGCCCGGTAGACCCCCGGAGCCACGCCGTCCACACAGCGCACGCTCACCCAGTACGGGGGGACGGGTGCCGCGGCACCCAGCAGGGCGTGCAACTCCTCGGCGGTGAGCGGGGCCGGCGTCGGCAGATAGGCGGGAGGTTCGGCCGGCAGAGCGGCCAGGGCGTCCGCGAGGCCGGTTCCGGGCGGGGCCGGCGCCGGTGCGCGGGCCGCCGAAGGGGCGTGCAGGAACAGGGTGTCCGGGCCGCCGGGGCCGGTCCGGGCGCACAGGCCGCTCGCCGCGGCCACGAGCTGCACCCGCGCCACGGCGCTCCGGTCGCCGCCGGGGAGCCGCAGGGCGAGGTCCGCGTCGTGCGGCGAGCCGGGGCGGCCGTCGGGCACGAGGGCATGCGCGACCAGGTCGTAGCGGTAACCCCCGGGCGGGATGGGGGCGTTGGTGCCCGCTGTCAGCCGGACTCCGTCCGCGTCGGCGTACCGGAGACCGGTCCGGCCGCCCGGCTGTGCCTCGAACGGGCCCGGCCCGCAGGCATGGCCCAGCACGGCGGCCAGCTGCCAGAGGGCCACCGGGTGCGGTGACCGCGTCGCGGAGAGGCAGCCCCGGGCGGCCCGCAGGGCGTCGGTGACCGTGCCCAGGGGCGGTGCCACAGGCAGGCGGAGGGTGCCGCGTAACCGGCCGGTCATGGGAACGGGTGGGGGTCGGAGGAGAGGGCACCGGTGAGCCGCGGCAGCCCTTCGGTACGCCGCATGAGCGGTCCGTAGGTCACCGTGGCGGTACCGGGGACGACCACCTTCACCGCCGACAGGTCACAGGCGGCGAGTTCGGCGGTGGTCTGGTCGACCGCGAGCACATCGAGGCCCGTGTCCAGATAGCGCTGTACGAGGTCGCGCAGGGCGTCCGTGAGATCCCGGTGGGGCCGCGGCAGGCGGCGGCCGCTGTGGACGTCGGTGAAGGGGCGGGGCGGCTTGCCGTCGAGGAGGAACGCCAGGCGCGGGAAGGCCTCGGGGGCGGCGGCCGCCAGGGCGTGGTCGGCCGGGTGGGCGATGAGCGACGGGTCGCGGGCCAGCCGGCGTGCCCGCTCCTGCTCGGCCGGATAGCGGGACAGCAGGAGGCTCAGATGGGGCGCCAGCTCCATCAAGGCGCGTACGGCGGCCTCCTCGGGGTCGAGGTGCGCACCGGCCGCGACGGCTGCCCGGGGCGTGTCCGGCCGCTCGTCCTCGTCGACGGCGAGCGCCACGACGCAGGGGATGTGGCAGTCCAGGGTGGCATCGAGCAGATGGATGCGGTGGCCGCTGCTCTGGGCGAGGTGCTCGGCGAGAAGCGGCACGAACCGGTTTTGCGCACTGCCGGGATCGATCGCGTCGAGCGGTGTGCGCCGGTACCAGGCGGTGAAGAAGGCATCCCGCTCGGCCACTTCGAGCAGCCCGTGCAGCTGGGCCTCCTCGGGACAGCCGCCCAGCGCGCAGCCGTTGGAGACCTCGAAGACGAAGGCGGGGTCCTGCTCGGTGGCCGAGAGGAAGTACACGTAGGAGCGCGGCAGCAGAACGGGCTGAGCGCGCCGGTACGACCATGCCCACACCCAGTCGGTCACCTGCTCCTCGCCGAAGCGGCGGAACGGGAAGCCGGGCAGGTCGTAGTGGCTGTCGGGGTGGAGGCCCAGGGTCCGCGGATCGACGGCGCGGTCCCGCACCTCGGCGTAGGCGGCACGGACCGTGGTGCGCCGGGCCCGCGGCCGGACACTCACATACCGCTCGACGCCCTCCAGCAGCGCCGCGGCCGTTGCCGCACGCCAGTCCCTGCCCGTGCCCAGCCCGGCCTCCGGTTCACCGCCGCCGGGCAGGGCGAGGGGCGCCCGGGCCAGCGGAACGGCGGCGGACAGTGCGCCCGCCCCGCGCAGCAGCCCGGTCTCGGGGTCGGCGAGGACCTCGCGCAGCCGCTGCGGATCGGGACGCCGGAGCCGGTACCCCGCGTCCCGGCCGGCCGTGGGACGCGGGCTGAGCGTGCCCGGCGCGGCGTCGGGGCCGTCGTCCGGCAGCCCGCCGCAGTGGGGGCAGCACGGGTCGGGCAGAAAGCGGTGGCGGCTCACATCGAGGTGGCGCAGGTCGACGACGGTCATCTCGGACGTCGGCCGGTGACCGGGTAAGGGGTGGGCGGGTAAGGGGTGGCCGGGTGATCCTGCGCCGGTCGGCGACGCCTCGACGGGCAAAGCCCCGTCGGCGCCGGGCAGCGCCGCCAGACGGGCCGCCACGAGGTGTGCCGTCACCATGGCGGCCGCGCCGGTGAGCAGGGTGGCCGGCTCCGAGGCCAACTCGGCGGCGTAGCGGTCGCGCACGGCGCTCACCACCGGCCAGTCCTCCCGTGCGTGCGCCCGGCGCATCCGCAGGCAGCGGTCGCATCCGGGGGTCCCGGGGGCGACCACGGGGCCGACCACGGCACGGCCGACCTCGGTCCAGACAGGGAGCCAGGGGATGCCCGCCGCGGCGGCATCGCGTCGATACCGGTCGTGCGCGGCATCGGCCTCCCATGCGTCGCTCACCGTGAGCAGAGCGGCGCATCCTGCCTGATCCAGGGCCCCTCCCGAAGAGGCGCGAAGGGTGAACTCCCCTTCGGCGGCCAGGGTTTCGGCGACGGCGCGGTGCAGCAGGCCGTCCCCGGCGATGGCTACGACGACGTCAGCGTGGTTCATGAAGGGCTACCCGGGCCACGTAGGGAGCAAGCGTGTGGAAGGCCGCGTCGTGGACGAGCGGCATCACGTACCCGAGGCAGCCCTGCCGGTCCAGGTGCCCGGCAAGACGGGTGACCCGCTCTCCGGCCGTCGCGCCGGGCAAGGGCCCGGGTACGGCGTCGGTGACGGGGGCCGGTGCCGCCAAGGCACCGGCCGGCGCGTCGGCCGGCCGCGGACGGCCCTGCTGCCGGGCGAGGAGCAGATCGCGGGCAGCGGCGGTGAAGGCCCCGGCCGCCGTGGCGGCACAGCCCAGGGTGCCGGGTTCGCCCTCGGCCGCCAGGGCGATCAGAGGTGCCCCGGCACCGCGGGACACGTCCCGGATCTCCGGTGCGGGTCCGAGGGCACACAACAGCCGCCAGTGGCGGACCGCTTCGGAATCGGCCGCCAGAGCGTCGGGCGCGAGCCTGGGGTACGGGGCCGAAGCGACGGCCATACGCCGGCGGACGAGCTCGCGCACGGCGTCGTAGAGGGCCTCCTCCACCGCGGCGTCCCAGCTCTCCGCGCAGACGGTGCCCTCGGCGACGAGCAGCCCGCTCCGGTGTGTCCCGGAGGGCCGGTCCGGCGCCGACGGCGCGGGCAGTCGCTCCGTGCGACCGTCCGTCAGGCGCGCGGCGAAGACATGGACGGCTTCCGGCGTTTCCGGGGCGCCCCATGCCTCACGGGCCATACGGACAGCGTGTGCCGCGGCCGCGCGGCGCAGCGCCACGGCGCGCGCCGCCCGCGGATCGAGGGATGCGCCGACGACGTCGTCGCCGGCCACGGCACACCGCGCCACCGTGAGGGGTATCTGGTCTCCGTGGACCGTCGTGGGCTCCCCCCACGGACCGGTGAGGTCATCGGCGCAGGCGGCGAGTCGCCCGGTCAGCTCGTCGGCCGGGACCGGGGGTCCTTCGCGCAGGGATGCCATACGGCGGCCGAACTCCGCGGCAGCGCCCTCGGGTTCCGTGCCGGCCGCGCCCCGCACGGGCGGCCCGTCCGGCCTCGGCAGCACGCGATGCCGGTGCGCCGCGAGTGTGCCGAGGTCGATCCGGAGGCACTCGCGCACCGGACCTTCGTCCGCGGCGCTCTCGTCCGCTGCGCTCTCGTCCGGCACCCCGGTCAGCAGCCGGAAGACGGACAGGGCCAGCCGCCCGCCGACGAGCGCGGCAGCGGCCACACCGGGCTGCCGCGCACCGAGCTGCCGCGCACCGAGCTCCGCACCGTCCGGCGCCGGACCGGCAGCCACCCTGTGCCGCACCTCGGCCCATCGCGGAGAGCCGGAGTGCGGCAGCAGCCAGCAGTCCCCGTGCCGTGCCAGGGCACGGAACAACGGCCTGTCGCGGCAGGCCTGTTCGGCCGCGGCCACGGCGGAGGCCGATTCGGGTGTCGTGCCGTCGCCCGCGTACACCACGGCATCGGCCCGCCGGGCGGCCGCGTGCAGATCCTCGTACGGCGGCCGCGCCCCCAGGGCACATACCTGCCGCAGTCCGCAGGAGAGCAGGGCGTGTTCGGTCGCCGCGCGCAGCGGGCCGTCGCCGAGGAGCAGGACCTGTGCGGTGCGGTAGCGCTCGAAGCGGTGCTCGGGAGAGTCGAGCCAGTGACCGATGTAGGCGATCTCGTGGGCATGGCGTCGCAGCTCGTCGTCGTCGAGGCCGTGCGGCAGCTCGTCCCCGGGTTCCCGCACGAAGCCCTGCCGCTGCAGAGTGTCGAGCAGGCGCAGTCCCACTGCGCGGTGTCCGGCGGGGAGCCGGTCGAGGGCGGGGTCCACGTCCTGTACGCCGTCCAGCAGCGGGCGCAGCTGCTCCAGCCAGGCGTGGACGAAGGCACCCCGCAGGGCGAGCGTGCCGGACGGACCGAGCACCGCCGCGCCGTCGGCGGTCGGCGCGAACCGGACCTGCCGTACCAGCCTCAGCCGGCGGCCCATGGCGAACACCCCTCTTCCTTCCGGGCTCGTACGCGCGGGGTGACCGGCCCCGGCCAGATCATGTGCCGGAGGCCGGTCGTCGGAGTGCTACGACAGCGCGCAGGAGCTGCTGGCGCTCTGACAGCAGGCGTAGGCCCACGCCGAGTTGGCGTCGCCCTCACCCTGAGCAGACTCCGACCCGACAACCTCGAACATCTCGTCACCGAGCTGCTCAAGGTCGAGGAGGGTGTTCTCCATTTCCCTGTTCCTTTCGGTCGTCCGGCAATGACAACCGCATTGATATCCCGTCCCGGCAACGCCGGTACCCCTCCCTGCACCTCCCGCCGCCACTCCCCCTCTCCCCTTCCTGACCTGCGACGACAACACCTCAAAAAGCCTCCTCTGCAATACCCATGACGTTCTCCTTACGTACTTCTTCCGGTGCACTCACAGAAATTTTCCGCATCGCTGCACCAGTGCTTCCCTCCTGCTGTCCGGGCCTTTCGGTAGGACCGTCGATGCTGATCCGCAGGCCACGGAGCAGGGGAAGGGGGACGCGTGCGGAAGGTTCATTTCGACGGCACACACCGCGTCCGGCATCCAGAGGAGACCTGGGCGGTCATCGACCGGCTGCGGGGAACGTTCGGCATCACCCGCGTCGCCGATGTGACCGGGCTGGACACCCTGGGCGTGCCCGTGGTGATGGCCGTGCGGCCGGCGGCCAAGACCCTCACCGTCTCCCAGGGCAAGGGCACCTCGCTGCTGCTGGCACGCATCTCCGCCGTCATGGAGTCCGTGGAGCTGTGGCACGCCGAGTACGCGTGCCCGGCCCCCGAGGTGCTGGGCACCCCCGCGTGCGAGCTCACTCTGCCGTACGACGTGCGCGATCTGCAGCAGCACCACGGCAGCCTGCTGAGCGAACGGACGCCACTGGACTGGGTGGTGGGCACCGACGCGGCGACCGGGGAGAAGACCCTGGTCCCCCGCGCCTCCGTCGGCATCGACTACCAGGTGTCGGATGCCTGGCAGCCGCCGTTGCTGCACGGCTCGACCAACGGTCTGGCGAGCGGCAACAGCTACCACGAGGCGGTCACGCACGCGCTCCACGAGGTCATCGAGCGGGACTGCACCGCGGCGATCGGCTCGGTGCCGGTCTCCGAACGGCGGCATGTGGACCCGTCGACCGTGGACGACCCGATGTGCGCGGCCATGCTGGGGCGGATCGCGGACGCGGGGGCCTGGATCGAGATCGCCGACGTGCCCAACCGCTGGGGACTGCCCTGCTTCGTGACGTACCTCTGGTCCGAGGACTTCCCCGCGCTGGCCGTCGGCTCGGGGGTCCACAGCTCCCCCGCCGTGGCGCTGAGCCGCGCCGTCACCGAGTCGGCGCAGAGCCGGCTGACCGCGATCGCCGGCAGCCGCGACGACCTGTCCGCCGCACTGTTCTCACCCGCTCCCTCCGCGGCCGGGCGAGCTCCGGTCACCCAGGGGGACGTGGTCGGGTGGGCGGACGTCTCCGCTCCGGTCCACCAGTTCGCCGAGGACACCGACGAGACACGGTGGCTCGCGGACCGGGTGTGCGAGCTGACCGGTTCGCCGCCCGTGGTCGTCGACCTCAGCACCCACGACGGCTTCAGCGTGGTCAAGGTCGTCGCCGCGGGTGTGACGTTCGACGGACGGCACGAGATCCCCCGCCCCCTCGCCCCACCTGCCTCTCCGCCCGCCCCGAAGGAGTCCGCGTGACCACCCACGTGTTCGTCGGACCCACCGTGCCCGCGGACGAGGTCCGCCGGGCTGCGCCCACCGCGGTGGTGCACGGCCCGGTGCGGCACGGCGATCTGCTCGCCCTGGCCACCGGCCCCCGCGACACGGTGCTGATCGTCGACGGGGTGTTCCACCAGAGCGCCCCCGTGCGGCACAAGGAGATCCTCGACGTCCTGGCACGTGGCACCCGGGTCGTGGGCGCCTCCAGCATGGGCGCGCTGCGGGCCGCCGAACTGTGGCCGTACGGCATGGAGGGCGTGGGCCTGGTCTTCGGCATGTACGCACGCGGCGACCTGGAGGCCGACGACGAGGTGGCCGTAAGCCATCTCCCGTCGGGCGACCACCGGCAATTCACCGTCCCCCTGGTCAACCTGCGCTGGACGGTTGCGAATGCGGTGGCCGAGGAGGTGCTGTCCGCCGAGGCCGGCGACGCGCTGCTGGACAGGGCAAGAGCCCTGCACTACACCGAACGGACCTGGCCTGCCCTCGTGCACGCCACTCGGGAGGCGGACCCGTCGTCCACCGACGCTGCCGTGCGGTTACGGGAGTTCGCACAGCGCCACCCCGAACTGTCCGACCTCAAGCGCCGGGACGCGCTCGTGGCACTGTCCCACTGCGCACATCCCCGCCGTCCGGCCGTCTCCCCGTCCACACCGGCCTGGCTGTCCCCACGGACGATGTACCTCGCCCGTTGGTGCGGCCTCTTCCGTCCCGCGACGCCCGGCAGACACCCGGCCGGGGTCTCCGAACTCGACGTGCTGCGCTTCCAGCAGCTCTACGCGCCGGACTTCCCCGCCCGCTACCGCCGGTACGCCCTCGCACGGATCGCCCGCGAGCACCGGGCCCCGGATGACCGCGATCCGGCACCCGCCGCCATCGCTGCGGCCGCCGAACGCGGCATCACCGCGGAGCTGCTGCCGCAGGAGGCGTGGGAATACTGGCTGACACCCGAGGAGCGGGGCGGCAGCAGTCCGGAAGGCCGTCTCCTCACCCTGCTGGTGCGGTCCTTCCGGGCCGCTCCGGGTGCGGCCCCCTTCCATGACGCACCCGACGCGCTGCGGGGAACGGACGACGCCTGGTCGGCCAGCGCCGACGCCGTGGCCGCGGCCGGCCGGCTCAACGAGCAGATGGCACGCACCGGGACCCACCGCACCCCCGGGCACCTGCCGCACAGCGTGGTCCGCCGGCACCTGGCGGAGGTCTGGCAGGGCAGCGGAAGCGGGCACCTGGAGGCCACGGCCCGCGACCGGGGCTTCCTCGCCCTCACGGAGGCCGAAGAGGCGGCCCGGCACTTCGTCCTGCTGCACCGGGCCCGGCCCGCTGCATACCGCTTCACGGCACTCTGACGCCTGCCCTTCGCAAGCTCAGCCTTCCCCCCGGCCTTCCCCCGCCGTTCCCCCGCGACGGCCTCTCCCCCACCGTCATGACGCGCCCACCAGCAGCCCCCCACCACGCCTCCGGCAGGGCGCGTCGTCCTCCAGAACTCCACTCCTCCGCCTCTGAGTTGGCCTCCCATAACATCCTCGCTCATACGAGCGAACGGCGTTAAGATCGCGACAGTTCCTGCGATCCACAGCCGGCCGCATCGAAGCAGCACCCGATGCCGAACCTCATCAGGCACCCACCTTCCACACTCGGTCGGGGACGGATTGACCGGCGCGGATCGGCCGGCACGACAACCGCATAGGGGGAAGGCTCTTCGACCAGGACCTTCCACCGCTGTCATGCGCCACGAACGGGGAAGGACGCAGTTCCATGAACGTTCTGATCGTTGAGGACGACGACGGAGTGGGCGAGGCGTTGGAACAGGCCCTCGGCTTCCACGGATTCCTGACACACCGGGTCTGTACCGGCGCCGAGGCACTGGAGCGGCTCACGGACACGAACCTCGTCCTGCTCGACCTCGGCCTGCCCGACCTCGACGGGTACGAAGTCTGTCAGCGCATCCGCGATCGCTCGTGCGTCCCGATCATCGCACTCAGCGGACGCACCAAGGAGCTGGACCGCGTGCTGGTGCTGCACATGGGCGCCGACGACTTCATCCCCAAGCCTTTCAGCCGCTATGAACTGGTCGCGCGCATCGGAGCTGTCTCCCGCAGGGCCAGAGGCTGTCGACAGCACGGAACGGGCCAGTTCACCCCCGGCAGGCCCGCCGCACAGTCCCCCACCACCCCCACGGACTTAGCCCCCCTGCCCCCGTCGGCCCCACCCCCATCCCCATCCTCACCCCCGTCCCCGTCCCCGTGCCAGACTTTCGCGCCCCTCGCCGCGGAGCACCGGGTCGAATCGCACCGGAGCACTGGCCAGGCGCCACTGCAGGTCGGCCCCCTGCGCCTTGAAGCACGCACCCGCAAGGTCTTCGTGCACGGCGAGGAAATACACGTCACCAGGAAGGAATTCGACCTCCTGGCGATGCTGATGGAGGCACCCGGCGCC
This genomic stretch from Streptomyces nigrescens harbors:
- a CDS encoding lantibiotic dehydratase, yielding MNTPPDPLVRVAGVPRSALAVLRTPKSFAAAEHLLDAQEQIAEEGRSLADALHPVIGALPDPRLKPRVVGLRRAVHRGRAPRPAEWDSAVRSALPGPLADRIRRWLDGRDLYEAQREELAAVLAAETREVHSALRDTVASARFRQGLLHASRELDDVLERWLAAPGSGPPAGKALVSLARYLARAAVKTSPQGAFTATGRGRWTDQGPWLRMGDLEQRTTHTELNLARLRRIAHAVLRAEPGLRDGLRLRPNPALDTASDALRVLTPGPPSHVICLPAPARLPQLRDAIGQVDGMTAGSAGPAVRRFVAAGILLEDVPLDDLDSCPLGAFTEWLTRHTRAVPAGTLDALTGLRTALLRHPHAADHTERRALDGAVRARLHTVERSLGLPPPREAFERRPFHEDAVLTGPAAELARGPWAPLLSDLAAAGRALAVLDRDLPARYMAAAWFAERYGSGARVPLLTFLHGLQDERSATVEHVRSLLRPGSGADDGLLRERPSPVLHALADRRAEVLETLLRGELPADLTSPRPPLSLAYYVQPLPGPGGRPRAVLNSVTVGHGHWRGRLDRIQALAHGRAVPPGPGHGRADGPLPVDLGGLYASNTNLRRPTLPHAFDHPFVRSTRPAPERIPLGAVTVHLDRATGLPALHAPRLGADLVPVHLGLMSPLLLPPPLAVVLRLFGDPHTLFRTGHPLLPGPFTDDVPDRGFRQLSRIEVGRVVLRRTTWLGRAAALPRRAPGERDHEHLLRLLAWRRDLGLPYRCFVRTRRPGGPTSDAFADKGYKPAYVDFASPLLVTAFARSLGGPDTVVHIEEALPDPGVPGTDPYTSEFVVELPGDPHEPRA
- a CDS encoding TOMM precursor leader peptide-binding protein, with product MNHADVVVAIAGDGLLHRAVAETLAAEGEFTLRASSGGALDQAGCAALLTVSDAWEADAAHDRYRRDAAAAGIPWLPVWTEVGRAVVGPVVAPGTPGCDRCLRMRRAHAREDWPVVSAVRDRYAAELASEPATLLTGAAAMVTAHLVAARLAALPGADGALPVEASPTGAGSPGHPLPAHPLPGHRPTSEMTVVDLRHLDVSRHRFLPDPCCPHCGGLPDDGPDAAPGTLSPRPTAGRDAGYRLRRPDPQRLREVLADPETGLLRGAGALSAAVPLARAPLALPGGGEPEAGLGTGRDWRAATAAALLEGVERYVSVRPRARRTTVRAAYAEVRDRAVDPRTLGLHPDSHYDLPGFPFRRFGEEQVTDWVWAWSYRRAQPVLLPRSYVYFLSATEQDPAFVFEVSNGCALGGCPEEAQLHGLLEVAERDAFFTAWYRRTPLDAIDPGSAQNRFVPLLAEHLAQSSGHRIHLLDATLDCHIPCVVALAVDEDERPDTPRAAVAAGAHLDPEEAAVRALMELAPHLSLLLSRYPAEQERARRLARDPSLIAHPADHALAAAAPEAFPRLAFLLDGKPPRPFTDVHSGRRLPRPHRDLTDALRDLVQRYLDTGLDVLAVDQTTAELAACDLSAVKVVVPGTATVTYGPLMRRTEGLPRLTGALSSDPHPFP
- a CDS encoding group-specific protein — its product is MGRRLRLVRQVRFAPTADGAAVLGPSGTLALRGAFVHAWLEQLRPLLDGVQDVDPALDRLPAGHRAVGLRLLDTLQRQGFVREPGDELPHGLDDDELRRHAHEIAYIGHWLDSPEHRFERYRTAQVLLLGDGPLRAATEHALLSCGLRQVCALGARPPYEDLHAAARRADAVVYAGDGTTPESASAVAAAEQACRDRPLFRALARHGDCWLLPHSGSPRWAEVRHRVAAGPAPDGAELGARQLGARQPGVAAAALVGGRLALSVFRLLTGVPDESAADESAADEGPVRECLRIDLGTLAAHRHRVLPRPDGPPVRGAAGTEPEGAAAEFGRRMASLREGPPVPADELTGRLAACADDLTGPWGEPTTVHGDQIPLTVARCAVAGDDVVGASLDPRAARAVALRRAAAAHAVRMAREAWGAPETPEAVHVFAARLTDGRTERLPAPSAPDRPSGTHRSGLLVAEGTVCAESWDAAVEEALYDAVRELVRRRMAVASAPYPRLAPDALAADSEAVRHWRLLCALGPAPEIRDVSRGAGAPLIALAAEGEPGTLGCAATAAGAFTAAARDLLLARQQGRPRPADAPAGALAAPAPVTDAVPGPLPGATAGERVTRLAGHLDRQGCLGYVMPLVHDAAFHTLAPYVARVALHEPR
- a CDS encoding YcaO-like family protein, yielding MRKVHFDGTHRVRHPEETWAVIDRLRGTFGITRVADVTGLDTLGVPVVMAVRPAAKTLTVSQGKGTSLLLARISAVMESVELWHAEYACPAPEVLGTPACELTLPYDVRDLQQHHGSLLSERTPLDWVVGTDAATGEKTLVPRASVGIDYQVSDAWQPPLLHGSTNGLASGNSYHEAVTHALHEVIERDCTAAIGSVPVSERRHVDPSTVDDPMCAAMLGRIADAGAWIEIADVPNRWGLPCFVTYLWSEDFPALAVGSGVHSSPAVALSRAVTESAQSRLTAIAGSRDDLSAALFSPAPSAAGRAPVTQGDVVGWADVSAPVHQFAEDTDETRWLADRVCELTGSPPVVVDLSTHDGFSVVKVVAAGVTFDGRHEIPRPLAPPASPPAPKESA
- a CDS encoding TfuA-like protein: MTTHVFVGPTVPADEVRRAAPTAVVHGPVRHGDLLALATGPRDTVLIVDGVFHQSAPVRHKEILDVLARGTRVVGASSMGALRAAELWPYGMEGVGLVFGMYARGDLEADDEVAVSHLPSGDHRQFTVPLVNLRWTVANAVAEEVLSAEAGDALLDRARALHYTERTWPALVHATREADPSSTDAAVRLREFAQRHPELSDLKRRDALVALSHCAHPRRPAVSPSTPAWLSPRTMYLARWCGLFRPATPGRHPAGVSELDVLRFQQLYAPDFPARYRRYALARIAREHRAPDDRDPAPAAIAAAAERGITAELLPQEAWEYWLTPEERGGSSPEGRLLTLLVRSFRAAPGAAPFHDAPDALRGTDDAWSASADAVAAAGRLNEQMARTGTHRTPGHLPHSVVRRHLAEVWQGSGSGHLEATARDRGFLALTEAEEAARHFVLLHRARPAAYRFTAL
- a CDS encoding response regulator transcription factor codes for the protein MNVLIVEDDDGVGEALEQALGFHGFLTHRVCTGAEALERLTDTNLVLLDLGLPDLDGYEVCQRIRDRSCVPIIALSGRTKELDRVLVLHMGADDFIPKPFSRYELVARIGAVSRRARGCRQHGTGQFTPGRPAAQSPTTPTDLAPLPPSAPPPSPSSPPSPSPCQTFAPLAAEHRVESHRSTGQAPLQVGPLRLEARTRKVFVHGEEIHVTRKEFDLLAMLMEAPGAVMGRQDIMSRVWDENWFGSTRTLDVHVGSLRSKLGSSEWIETVRGVGYRLTIPAAAHT